A region from the Desulfomarina profundi genome encodes:
- a CDS encoding 4Fe-4S dicluster domain-containing protein: MIDIKKEIEQDRRAFIKKVLGGTIAGSLLLVIPANSVEIAEQIPGMRAEDSVFTKKQFAFVVDITACIGCGSCCVADKAEYNVPDGNYRTWVERYIIDDNDDVYVDSPNGGLDGYTKPREGLPHPTRDTFFVPKLCNMCKKPSCVQVCPVGATYQTKDGFVLIDKTRCVGCSYCIQACPYSVRFINPKTRTAEKCTWCYHRVRKGLLPACVEVCPVHARKFGDLSDKNSEVWKILHEPHVISVLKPAMGNEPALHYVGLRREVV; the protein is encoded by the coding sequence ATGATTGACATTAAAAAAGAGATTGAACAGGATCGCCGTGCATTTATTAAAAAGGTGCTGGGTGGGACCATCGCCGGTTCCCTGCTCCTGGTAATTCCGGCAAACAGTGTGGAAATTGCCGAACAGATTCCAGGTATGAGGGCCGAGGATTCCGTGTTTACCAAAAAACAGTTTGCCTTCGTTGTGGATATTACTGCCTGTATCGGTTGTGGCTCCTGCTGTGTTGCCGACAAGGCTGAATATAATGTTCCGGACGGAAACTACCGGACATGGGTGGAGCGGTATATCATAGACGACAACGATGATGTCTATGTGGACTCACCGAACGGGGGACTGGACGGATATACTAAACCCCGGGAAGGGTTACCTCATCCGACAAGGGATACATTTTTTGTTCCCAAGCTCTGTAACATGTGTAAAAAACCCTCCTGTGTCCAGGTTTGCCCTGTCGGGGCCACCTATCAGACAAAGGACGGTTTTGTCTTGATTGATAAGACCCGCTGTGTCGGTTGTTCATACTGCATTCAGGCCTGTCCCTATTCCGTTCGGTTTATAAATCCAAAAACCCGGACTGCTGAAAAATGTACCTGGTGCTATCACCGGGTCCGCAAGGGGCTTTTGCCGGCATGCGTGGAAGTCTGCCCGGTCCACGCAAGGAAATTCGGTGATCTGTCTGATAAAAATTCAGAAGTCTGGAAGATTCTCCATGAACCCCATGTTATCTCGGTATTGAAACCGGCCATGGGCAATGAACCGGCCCTTCACTATGTAGGGTTAAGAAGGGAGGTGGTCTAA
- a CDS encoding MFS transporter, whose protein sequence is MKNNTLVTLLLSVFIALLGMGIIVPVMPVFASELGAGGLGLGMIIGVFSISRGLLQPVVGSLSDRWGRKHFLVAGLLVYGLVGLLIPQATNIFHLIVIRAFHGVGSAMIVPIGMAYMSMLSPAGQEGRYMSYLNIAIFCGIGCGPIIGGLFSDLFGFFSVFYLMAGMSFFAFFLVIVNMPRYSPGEGKKPVPLLKSVAVMIRSRRTLGILLARYATMIVMVPTMAFLPLLMSEWPTHTGLQVGFVIASRTLVNAMLQLPFGRLADKYSKIVLLLIGVFCMILAILIVPSIKKFPLMVGLYMLLGCGEAIIWPVLGAYASEEGKRLYGHGTMMGVFSFAMSGGVLTGAVLAGTSMDILGIHWAFYVCAVAVMVLTLLATWMISSGNGQEAKMVV, encoded by the coding sequence ATGAAAAACAATACCCTTGTAACCCTTCTTCTTTCCGTTTTTATTGCCCTGCTCGGAATGGGCATAATTGTGCCGGTCATGCCTGTATTTGCCTCCGAGCTAGGTGCCGGTGGTCTTGGTCTCGGTATGATTATCGGTGTCTTTTCCATCAGCAGGGGGCTGCTGCAACCTGTGGTCGGCAGCCTGTCGGACAGGTGGGGGCGCAAACATTTCCTTGTTGCAGGGCTTCTTGTTTACGGGCTTGTGGGCCTTCTGATTCCCCAGGCGACCAATATCTTTCATCTCATTGTTATCCGGGCCTTTCATGGCGTGGGATCCGCCATGATAGTGCCCATCGGTATGGCGTATATGAGCATGCTTTCTCCCGCGGGGCAGGAAGGACGCTATATGAGTTATCTCAATATAGCCATTTTCTGCGGGATTGGCTGCGGCCCGATCATCGGTGGCCTCTTTTCCGATCTGTTCGGATTTTTTTCCGTTTTCTACCTGATGGCGGGGATGAGTTTTTTTGCCTTCTTTCTCGTGATTGTCAATATGCCCCGTTACAGCCCAGGGGAAGGAAAGAAACCTGTCCCCCTGTTGAAAAGTGTTGCTGTTATGATTCGCTCAAGGCGTACCCTCGGGATTTTGCTGGCCAGGTATGCCACCATGATCGTCATGGTGCCGACCATGGCCTTTCTTCCCCTTCTTATGTCTGAATGGCCAACACATACAGGGCTGCAGGTTGGTTTCGTCATTGCCTCCCGTACCCTGGTCAATGCCATGCTGCAGCTTCCTTTTGGTCGGCTTGCTGACAAATACAGTAAAATCGTCCTTCTTCTGATCGGAGTATTCTGCATGATCCTGGCGATTTTGATCGTGCCGTCTATTAAAAAATTTCCCCTGATGGTGGGCTTATATATGCTGCTTGGTTGCGGGGAAGCCATTATCTGGCCGGTACTGGGTGCCTATGCCTCGGAAGAGGGGAAGAGGCTCTACGGCCATGGAACAATGATGGGGGTTTTCAGCTTTGCCATGAGCGGTGGTGTTCTCACAGGTGCGGTACTGGCAGGAACGTCCATGGATATACTGGGAATTCACTGGGCGTTTTATGTGTGTGCGGTAGCAGTAATGGTCCTGACTCTACTGGCGACCTGGATGATCTCTTCTGGTAATGGACAAGAAGCAAAAATGGTTGTTTAG
- a CDS encoding 4Fe-4S binding protein: protein MRKPSIKMTRRSCQLFIIVLFIAIPILNKNRYSLFYGNLLSFHFWIIPLADPLAVLQLILKNLSITLDSLVGALLVLSVAFFLGTVFCSWICPYGFFSELAVNFGKKILGRRSNDTVKGRAGFRCKLVIFMAGIVLFLVFSTTPVLNQLSMPAWYTRFFQYLFGQGYVSLSILVILALLVMEFFVRERLWCRYICPQSVLISLVKRLNRKRLRVVFDQQRCKCKGSRDPCAIACTLSLKPKMVGNVSEIECTNCGDCVVTCSKIGQALTFARGTDRREDDENQQGEKS, encoded by the coding sequence ATGAGAAAACCGTCCATCAAAATGACCAGGCGCTCATGTCAGCTTTTTATTATTGTACTTTTTATTGCCATTCCAATTCTCAATAAAAATCGTTACAGTCTGTTTTACGGCAACCTGCTTTCCTTTCATTTCTGGATTATTCCCCTGGCTGACCCCCTGGCAGTTCTACAGCTGATATTAAAAAATCTTTCCATTACTCTGGACAGTCTTGTTGGCGCACTGCTTGTTCTTTCGGTTGCATTTTTTCTTGGAACAGTTTTCTGCTCATGGATCTGCCCCTATGGTTTTTTCTCGGAACTTGCGGTCAATTTTGGCAAAAAGATACTTGGCAGAAGGAGCAATGATACTGTCAAAGGTAGAGCCGGATTCCGTTGTAAACTTGTAATTTTTATGGCCGGTATTGTGTTGTTTCTGGTTTTTTCCACAACACCGGTACTGAATCAGCTTTCCATGCCCGCCTGGTATACACGTTTTTTCCAGTATCTGTTCGGGCAGGGGTATGTTTCTCTCTCCATTCTCGTGATCCTGGCATTACTCGTGATGGAATTTTTTGTTCGCGAGAGGTTGTGGTGTCGTTATATCTGTCCGCAGTCTGTGCTTATATCACTTGTAAAGCGGTTGAACAGGAAACGGTTGAGGGTGGTCTTTGATCAACAAAGATGCAAATGTAAAGGTTCCCGTGATCCCTGCGCTATTGCCTGTACTTTGTCCCTGAAACCGAAAATGGTAGGCAATGTGAGTGAAATTGAGTGTACAAACTGCGGAGATTGTGTTGTAACCTGCTCAAAAATCGGTCAGGCATTAACATTTGCCAGGGGGACTGACCGGAGAGAGGATGACGAAAATCAGCAGGGAGAAAAATCATGA
- a CDS encoding 4Fe-4S dicluster domain-containing protein has translation MLKKKKRFLRPPGARTEKEFLSRCLQCGQCAQVCIYDCIVMRTGFNPFVAGTPEINPRVAACHLCMRCSAICPSDALHDIPIEEVRMGFAVIDREKCFQWAGTLLCRSCYERCPVKWVAMKLERGEYPVITEKCAGCGLCEHVCPAHAITITPTRFVEEGGEKTDDGGKG, from the coding sequence GTGTTAAAGAAAAAGAAAAGATTTTTACGACCGCCAGGTGCACGGACTGAAAAGGAATTTCTCTCCCGTTGCCTGCAGTGCGGACAGTGTGCACAGGTCTGTATTTACGACTGTATTGTCATGCGTACCGGCTTTAATCCGTTTGTTGCCGGAACGCCTGAGATAAACCCGAGGGTTGCCGCCTGCCACCTCTGCATGCGCTGCAGCGCCATCTGTCCATCTGATGCACTCCATGATATTCCCATTGAAGAGGTGCGCATGGGGTTTGCAGTTATTGATCGGGAGAAATGTTTTCAATGGGCAGGAACACTGCTCTGCAGAAGCTGTTATGAACGTTGTCCTGTGAAATGGGTGGCCATGAAGCTTGAACGGGGGGAATATCCTGTAATTACAGAAAAATGTGCAGGATGTGGGCTCTGTGAGCACGTCTGTCCAGCCCATGCCATAACCATAACACCCACCCGGTTTGTTGAGGAGGGAGGAGAGAAAACAGACGATGGAGGTAAAGGATGA
- the rpsA gene encoding 30S ribosomal protein S1 — MSHNESFEDLFKVEETKKLRHLTPGQKITATIVSLGEETTFLDVGGKSEGVLNSSELKNEENQFTRSAGDTVDVYFLQSKGSEMLFTTSLGSGSSAAHLEEAFHGGIPVEGFVKAEIKGGFEITLGGNIRGFCPYSQMGLRRVDDAAGEYLETHMKFMISRFEEGGRNIVLSARAIQEAEREEMREKLKETLAEGQSVEGEISSIRDFGAFVDIGGVDGLIPISEIGWSRVENVNDYFTVGQKVKVIVKKLDWDNNRISLSYKETLANPWDSAVENFPEGSTHTGTVARLAQFGAFVTLAPGVDGLVHISKLGNGRRIHHPREVLEEGQNIDVKVEKIDLDERRISLVPADYVSPEGKEQKEKDEYRSYISKDRKKKSSNMGGFGALLQAKLSEKKKN; from the coding sequence ATGTCCCATAATGAGAGTTTTGAAGATTTGTTCAAAGTGGAAGAAACAAAAAAGCTGCGACACCTGACTCCCGGTCAGAAAATAACAGCTACTATCGTTTCCCTTGGTGAAGAGACAACCTTTCTCGATGTGGGTGGTAAAAGCGAAGGTGTTCTGAACAGCTCTGAACTCAAAAATGAAGAAAACCAGTTTACCAGATCAGCGGGCGATACGGTTGATGTCTATTTTCTCCAGTCAAAGGGATCAGAAATGCTCTTCACCACTTCCCTGGGATCCGGATCATCAGCAGCCCATCTTGAAGAAGCCTTCCATGGCGGGATCCCTGTTGAAGGTTTTGTCAAGGCCGAGATAAAGGGTGGTTTTGAAATTACCCTGGGTGGCAATATCAGGGGGTTCTGTCCATACTCCCAGATGGGTCTCAGGCGAGTGGATGATGCAGCAGGAGAATACCTGGAAACCCATATGAAATTCATGATCAGCCGCTTTGAAGAGGGGGGACGCAATATCGTTCTGTCGGCACGGGCCATCCAGGAAGCGGAAAGAGAAGAAATGCGTGAAAAGCTGAAAGAAACCCTTGCCGAGGGCCAAAGTGTCGAGGGAGAAATCAGCTCCATCAGGGATTTCGGTGCCTTTGTGGATATCGGTGGAGTTGACGGACTCATTCCCATTTCCGAAATAGGCTGGAGCCGGGTGGAGAATGTTAACGATTACTTCACTGTCGGTCAGAAGGTCAAGGTCATAGTGAAAAAACTTGACTGGGACAATAACAGGATATCCCTCAGCTACAAAGAAACCCTCGCCAACCCATGGGACTCTGCTGTGGAAAACTTTCCTGAAGGATCGACCCACACGGGGACAGTCGCCCGCCTTGCCCAGTTCGGTGCCTTTGTAACCCTGGCACCCGGAGTTGATGGACTTGTCCATATTTCAAAGCTTGGTAACGGCCGGAGAATTCACCACCCGAGAGAAGTGCTGGAAGAAGGACAGAATATCGATGTAAAAGTTGAAAAGATTGACCTGGATGAACGGCGAATAAGCCTTGTTCCCGCCGATTATGTCTCTCCGGAAGGCAAGGAACAGAAAGAAAAGGATGAATATCGATCCTATATATCTAAAGACAGAAAGAAGAAAAGCAGCAACATGGGTGGCTTCGGCGCCCTGCTCCAGGCCAAACTGTCGGAAAAGAAAAAAAACTGA
- a CDS encoding RiPP maturation radical SAM C-methyltransferase: MAGKPPFRLALISMPWSIFNRPSIQLATLKAFLEREQETCTVETFHPYLYIAKATGIETYREIAGSSWAGEALFSSLLFESQKERARTLFSSELQTQQISLEFDILADRIRKSCRQWMDTINWNNYDLIGFSVCFSQLLPSLYMASQIKKIASHIPIVFGGSSCNGEIGKSLLDHFPQIDFLIDGEGEHPLLFLVRTLQNNEKPDSSYLGDGEEIQDLNALPVPDYSPYFQEISTLFPDKPFIPLVPIEFSRGCWWNKCSFCNLNLQWKKYRWKNSVKMVAETEHLSRIHECLNFTFTDNALPVREADSFFHSLAEKPVDLSFFAEIRTISRPERLQTYRQGGLDTVQIGIESLSGSLLKKMRKGTTVMDNIAAMKLCCENGIRVEGNLIVEFPGTNPEEIHETLENLDFVLPFSPLSPARFFLGHSSPMHRNCHDFAIRSTMVHHKVKKLFPKIHQQSLQHLILGYRGDRGLQHHLWQPVIKKIERWQHFHAKRADRKNGVLTFRDGGTFLIIRQEFPDGRVQQHRLRGLSRAIYLFCHTPKPISEILREFTTLNEKQLRTFLNELTLKKIVFLEHDTALSLAVRQPGSFIQKNHHQEINTGKSNVP, translated from the coding sequence ATGGCAGGTAAGCCTCCATTTCGACTGGCGCTGATCTCCATGCCCTGGTCAATTTTCAACCGTCCCTCCATCCAACTGGCGACACTCAAGGCCTTTCTGGAAAGGGAGCAGGAAACCTGCACTGTTGAAACCTTTCATCCCTATCTGTATATCGCCAAAGCCACAGGTATAGAGACATACAGAGAAATCGCCGGCAGCAGCTGGGCGGGGGAGGCCCTTTTCTCTTCCCTGCTCTTCGAATCACAGAAAGAGAGGGCGAGGACGCTCTTTTCCTCTGAACTGCAGACTCAACAAATCAGCCTGGAATTTGATATACTTGCAGACCGGATCCGCAAAAGCTGCAGGCAGTGGATGGATACCATCAACTGGAACAATTATGACCTTATAGGTTTTTCAGTCTGTTTCAGCCAGCTCCTCCCCTCTCTCTATATGGCCTCACAAATAAAAAAGATCGCCAGCCATATCCCCATAGTTTTTGGCGGCTCTTCCTGCAATGGAGAAATTGGAAAATCGTTGCTTGATCATTTTCCACAGATCGACTTCCTTATTGACGGAGAGGGAGAACATCCCCTGCTCTTTCTCGTGAGAACACTACAAAACAACGAAAAACCGGATTCCAGTTATCTCGGTGATGGCGAAGAGATCCAGGATCTCAATGCACTCCCCGTGCCTGATTACTCGCCATATTTTCAGGAAATATCCACGCTTTTTCCCGATAAGCCGTTTATCCCTCTGGTGCCCATCGAATTTTCCAGGGGCTGCTGGTGGAACAAGTGCTCGTTCTGCAACCTCAATCTCCAGTGGAAGAAATACCGCTGGAAAAACAGTGTAAAAATGGTGGCGGAAACAGAACACCTTTCCCGAATTCATGAATGTCTCAATTTCACTTTCACTGACAATGCGCTCCCTGTAAGGGAAGCCGACAGTTTTTTTCACAGCCTTGCAGAAAAACCTGTCGATCTGAGTTTTTTTGCAGAAATCAGAACCATTTCCCGACCTGAACGATTGCAGACCTACAGACAGGGGGGGCTGGATACGGTCCAGATCGGTATTGAATCCCTTTCCGGCTCACTCCTCAAAAAGATGCGAAAGGGAACAACGGTCATGGACAATATCGCTGCAATGAAGTTATGCTGTGAAAACGGTATCCGGGTTGAGGGTAATCTCATTGTTGAATTTCCGGGAACAAATCCTGAAGAGATCCACGAAACCCTGGAAAACCTAGATTTTGTTCTTCCCTTTTCCCCGCTCAGTCCCGCCCGCTTTTTTCTCGGCCATTCCTCCCCTATGCATCGGAACTGCCACGATTTTGCCATCCGCTCCACCATGGTTCACCATAAAGTAAAAAAACTCTTTCCGAAAATACACCAGCAATCCCTGCAGCATCTCATCCTTGGATACCGGGGTGATCGCGGCCTTCAGCATCACTTATGGCAGCCGGTCATAAAAAAAATAGAGCGCTGGCAGCATTTTCATGCTAAGAGAGCAGACAGAAAAAATGGAGTACTGACATTCAGAGATGGTGGAACATTTCTCATTATCCGCCAGGAGTTTCCCGATGGCAGAGTACAGCAGCACAGGCTGAGAGGACTTTCCCGTGCCATCTACCTCTTCTGCCATACTCCGAAACCAATTTCAGAAATTTTACGTGAATTTACAACGCTTAACGAAAAACAACTGCGTACCTTTCTCAACGAACTGACCCTGAAAAAAATAGTCTTCTTGGAGCACGATACTGCACTGTCCCTGGCAGTCAGACAGCCCGGCTCTTTTATTCAAAAAAATCACCATCAGGAAATCAACACAGGAAAAAGCAATGTCCCATAA
- the murI gene encoding glutamate racemase, with protein MIGIFDSGIGGLTVAHAIEHLLPRHSLIYFGDIARTPYGGKSRETLVRYALENTDFLVKKGAQIIVVGCNSAASVATDEIRKTFNMPVFEVITPAAEQAVAANKNGRTGIIGTRATISSGAYDRAIKKLNPDIRVFSQPCPLLVPLVEEGWINRRETKMILRRYLHSLKNRQLDTLVLGCTHYPLLRHLIQPRIGKKVTLIDSSIAVAMQLRKYLEEQSALAMETNEKRSYYVSDLTEASIQTAASLFRKNINLQLARTDHA; from the coding sequence ATGATCGGCATTTTTGATTCAGGCATCGGCGGGCTGACGGTCGCCCATGCCATCGAACACCTCCTGCCCCGTCACTCGCTCATCTATTTTGGCGATATTGCCAGAACACCATACGGTGGTAAAAGCAGAGAAACCCTGGTTCGTTATGCTCTTGAAAACACAGATTTTCTCGTGAAAAAAGGAGCACAAATCATCGTTGTGGGCTGTAATTCCGCAGCAAGCGTGGCTACAGATGAAATACGAAAAACATTTAACATGCCCGTCTTTGAGGTCATCACCCCGGCAGCGGAACAGGCCGTGGCAGCAAACAAAAACGGCCGAACAGGTATCATCGGCACAAGGGCCACAATCAGCAGTGGAGCATATGACAGGGCCATAAAAAAACTGAATCCCGACATCCGTGTTTTCTCGCAACCCTGCCCTCTTCTCGTCCCCCTGGTGGAGGAAGGCTGGATAAACAGGAGAGAAACAAAAATGATCCTGCGAAGATATCTCCACAGCCTGAAAAACAGACAGTTGGACACCCTGGTTCTCGGATGCACCCACTATCCTCTACTCCGCCACCTGATCCAGCCGAGAATCGGCAAAAAAGTCACACTCATTGATTCCTCCATTGCAGTGGCCATGCAGCTCAGGAAATACCTTGAAGAACAGTCGGCACTGGCCATGGAAACAAATGAAAAGCGCAGTTACTATGTTTCGGACCTTACCGAAGCAAGCATTCAGACAGCTGCCTCCCTGTTTCGAAAAAACATCAATCTTCAACTTGCCCGGACAGATCATGCGTAA
- the nrfD gene encoding NrfD/PsrC family molybdoenzyme membrane anchor subunit → MSGVAAHGGTVAALSNYVFPNDWHVHWSLMIVLYPYITGIVAGAFIVSSLYHVFGIKGLKPISRFSLVFALAFLACATWPLLLHLGHPERSLSMLLTPNPTSAMAGFGYIYSAYFILLVHEILFIYRPTTVVLWKESTGLKAKMYAMLAFFNDNVSEEAMQLDHKIISFLAAVGIPMACVLHGYVGFIFGGIKANPLWATPLMPVIFLLSACVSGIAGIVFAYILIKKVTGGEVDVDCIRTALKFLWGFFILDFVFEMLEVFTHFYMSTHHWHVLENLLWGPLYNTYWLYQVKIFSVIPFILLGVLSLVKLKDRVVLFFAPIVSFMILIQVLLMRWNVVIGGQLMSKSTRGQVTFVPEWLGREGILVAIGIMIAPMVILFILSRIFPLWVEKEVAE, encoded by the coding sequence ATGAGCGGAGTAGCAGCCCACGGCGGCACGGTTGCCGCTTTATCCAACTATGTGTTTCCAAATGACTGGCATGTTCACTGGAGCCTTATGATTGTGCTCTATCCCTATATCACCGGTATTGTGGCAGGTGCTTTTATCGTTTCATCCCTCTATCACGTATTCGGCATAAAGGGGTTGAAACCCATTTCCAGGTTCTCCCTGGTTTTTGCTCTCGCTTTTCTAGCCTGCGCCACATGGCCTCTGCTTCTGCACCTTGGTCACCCGGAAAGAAGCCTTTCCATGCTGCTGACACCGAATCCAACCTCGGCCATGGCAGGCTTCGGCTATATTTATTCGGCATATTTTATCCTTCTGGTCCACGAGATACTTTTTATCTATCGGCCGACTACAGTAGTTCTTTGGAAGGAATCAACTGGCTTGAAGGCAAAAATGTATGCCATGCTTGCCTTTTTCAATGATAATGTTTCCGAAGAGGCTATGCAGCTGGATCATAAGATCATATCTTTTCTTGCTGCCGTTGGTATCCCCATGGCCTGTGTTCTCCATGGCTATGTCGGATTTATTTTCGGCGGGATCAAGGCAAACCCGCTCTGGGCCACGCCCCTGATGCCGGTAATTTTTCTTCTTTCCGCCTGCGTTTCCGGTATTGCCGGAATTGTATTTGCCTATATCCTGATCAAAAAGGTTACCGGCGGAGAAGTTGACGTGGACTGCATCCGTACAGCATTGAAGTTTCTCTGGGGCTTTTTTATCCTCGACTTTGTTTTTGAAATGCTGGAAGTTTTTACCCATTTCTACATGAGTACTCACCACTGGCATGTGCTGGAAAATCTGCTATGGGGTCCTCTGTACAACACTTACTGGCTCTACCAGGTAAAAATCTTTTCCGTGATTCCGTTTATTCTGCTGGGGGTTCTCAGTCTTGTGAAGTTGAAAGACAGGGTGGTCCTCTTTTTTGCTCCAATAGTTTCCTTCATGATCCTGATTCAGGTTCTGCTGATGCGCTGGAATGTCGTTATCGGAGGTCAGCTGATGTCCAAAAGTACCAGAGGGCAGGTGACATTTGTTCCGGAATGGCTTGGCAGGGAAGGTATCCTGGTGGCTATCGGTATAATGATTGCCCCCATGGTAATTCTCTTTATTCTCAGCAGAATTTTTCCACTCTGGGTGGAAAAGGAGGTTGCGGAGTAG
- a CDS encoding chaperone NapD, producing MAITGLLVHALKNDVEAVERAIVAMPGMTSYGIHQEQYVVVVAEAPSDRVEKVVEQLDTIEGVLAVYTTYLTVEDEIDEDGNLKTNLSLKELCRQPPQNKIP from the coding sequence ATGGCAATTACTGGATTGCTGGTGCATGCATTAAAAAACGATGTGGAAGCTGTGGAAAGGGCGATTGTTGCCATGCCTGGGATGACAAGTTACGGTATTCACCAGGAACAGTATGTGGTAGTAGTGGCGGAAGCTCCGTCCGATAGAGTTGAAAAGGTTGTGGAGCAACTGGATACTATTGAAGGTGTTCTCGCCGTCTACACAACATACCTGACGGTTGAGGATGAAATTGACGAAGACGGGAACCTGAAAACGAATCTCAGTCTGAAAGAACTCTGCAGGCAGCCACCACAGAACAAGATACCCTGA
- a CDS encoding multiheme c-type cytochrome yields MQHWKKMLLLVLAGIFISIPAFATTKASMDANNEKNKALNVKCVNCHLKENKSMVKQWQHSPHAAANVACYNCHAAQKDDILAYEHEGAIIKTVQSPRDCGLCHAREAKEMENSHHASAGQIMASLDNVLGEVICSLEDKADAVNGCWQCHGSVLKVQTDKDGQTLKNEFHAVMLDPMTYPNTGIGRINPDGSKGSCMACHSKHSFRSAVARQPENCGKCHLGPDHPQKEIYEESKHGIAYYSADRGRGMNGMNIQKAGTWVLGKDYYTAPTCSTCHMGSYEKSNGAVVQNTHNVGDRISWTLRPKVSVKLNRVIFDDGTVADIPGEIAPQAGTEKQYKTFVIKDGKWKKVTATKEIAEVVSWEERRANMKGVCKNCHGMQQIDNFYKQFDALVVTYNEKFAKPAKKLYGMAKKDGLIKGSTFHTDLGWIWWEIWHHEGRRARHGAAMQGPDYTHWHGLYDVAEKFYFKFIPELVHLAAKHDMTEKYKKEIDAILARPEHRWYKEGFNADVMKAIEAEQKERYKQ; encoded by the coding sequence ATGCAACATTGGAAAAAAATGCTTTTGCTGGTACTTGCAGGGATCTTTATTTCGATTCCCGCCTTTGCCACAACAAAGGCATCAATGGATGCGAATAATGAAAAGAATAAAGCGTTGAATGTAAAATGTGTTAACTGTCACCTGAAGGAAAACAAGTCCATGGTCAAGCAGTGGCAACATTCTCCCCATGCCGCGGCGAACGTGGCCTGCTATAACTGTCATGCGGCACAGAAGGATGATATTCTGGCCTATGAGCATGAAGGAGCAATTATCAAGACCGTACAGTCTCCAAGGGATTGTGGTCTCTGTCACGCCAGGGAAGCAAAGGAAATGGAAAACTCCCATCATGCTTCCGCCGGGCAGATTATGGCTTCTCTGGACAACGTGCTGGGAGAGGTTATCTGTTCGCTCGAAGATAAGGCCGACGCGGTTAATGGTTGCTGGCAGTGTCATGGCTCCGTACTCAAGGTACAAACTGACAAGGACGGTCAAACGCTGAAGAACGAGTTCCATGCGGTAATGCTTGATCCCATGACTTACCCGAATACCGGTATCGGTCGTATCAATCCCGATGGCTCCAAGGGTTCCTGTATGGCCTGTCACTCCAAGCATTCCTTCCGTTCCGCCGTTGCCCGCCAGCCTGAAAACTGCGGCAAGTGCCATCTCGGCCCGGATCATCCTCAGAAGGAAATCTACGAAGAATCCAAACATGGCATCGCCTACTATTCGGCAGACCGTGGTCGTGGTATGAATGGTATGAACATCCAGAAGGCTGGTACCTGGGTACTTGGCAAGGATTATTATACTGCTCCTACCTGCTCCACATGTCATATGGGATCTTATGAGAAGTCCAACGGTGCTGTTGTCCAGAATACCCATAATGTCGGTGACAGAATTTCCTGGACCCTGCGTCCCAAGGTTTCCGTCAAGCTGAACAGGGTTATTTTTGATGATGGTACTGTGGCTGATATCCCTGGTGAAATTGCGCCTCAGGCCGGTACGGAAAAACAGTACAAGACCTTTGTTATCAAGGATGGCAAGTGGAAGAAAGTCACCGCCACCAAGGAAATTGCTGAAGTTGTTTCCTGGGAAGAGCGTCGTGCAAACATGAAAGGTGTCTGTAAAAACTGTCATGGTATGCAGCAGATTGACAATTTTTACAAGCAGTTTGATGCGCTTGTTGTCACCTACAATGAGAAGTTTGCCAAGCCTGCCAAGAAGCTGTATGGTATGGCGAAGAAAGATGGTCTGATCAAGGGTTCAACTTTCCATACCGATCTTGGATGGATCTGGTGGGAAATCTGGCATCATGAAGGTCGTCGTGCTCGTCACGGTGCTGCCATGCAGGGCCCGGATTATACCCATTGGCATGGTCTCTATGACGTGGCAGAGAAGTTCTACTTCAAGTTTATTCCGGAACTTGTCCATCTGGCAGCCAAACATGACATGACCGAGAAGTACAAGAAGGAAATTGATGCGATCCTCGCGCGTCCCGAACATAGATGGTATAAGGAAGGTTTTAACGCTGATGTTATGAAAGCGATTGAGGCCGAGCAGAAGGAACGCTACAAGCAGTAA
- a CDS encoding LolA family protein, whose amino-acid sequence MFLKNKKRGLMRWDYTSPDRQVLISDGKLFSMYFEKLHQMIVTPAEKLKNDLTYSFFIGHSKLMDDFYVLTPDPDIGGNREGMNVIKLVPKIPHAQIENIHLWVTGDSLIRRITLLDHFGTETVLSFSDIKIDPLKDLDEKAIRKIFSFTPPENTEIIEQ is encoded by the coding sequence ATTTTTCTAAAAAATAAAAAAAGGGGGCTGATGCGATGGGATTACACCAGTCCCGACCGCCAGGTACTCATCAGTGACGGGAAACTCTTTTCCATGTATTTTGAAAAGCTGCATCAAATGATTGTCACCCCCGCCGAAAAACTGAAGAATGATTTGACCTACTCATTTTTTATTGGTCATTCCAAACTGATGGATGATTTTTATGTCCTGACACCGGATCCTGATATCGGCGGTAACCGCGAGGGGATGAATGTTATCAAGCTGGTTCCCAAAATCCCCCACGCCCAGATTGAAAATATCCATCTATGGGTCACCGGGGACTCTCTTATTCGCCGGATTACCCTTCTTGATCATTTCGGCACGGAAACTGTTCTCAGTTTCAGCGATATTAAAATTGATCCGCTGAAAGATCTGGACGAGAAGGCGATAAGAAAGATATTCTCTTTTACTCCACCTGAAAACACGGAAATAATTGAACAGTAA